The following proteins are co-located in the Primulina tabacum isolate GXHZ01 chromosome 11, ASM2559414v2, whole genome shotgun sequence genome:
- the LOC142518668 gene encoding hydrophobic protein LTI6A-like, which yields MADGTATCIDILVAILLPPLGVFLKFGCEVEFWLCLVLTLFGYIPGIIYAIYAITK from the exons ATGGCTGATGGAACCGCAACTTGCATCGACATTCTCGTCGCCATTCTCCTGCCTCCTCTGGGCGTCTTCCTCAAGTTCGGATGCGAG GTTGAGTTCTGGCTGTGTTTAGTGCTCACCCTCTTCGGGTACATCCCCGGGATAATCTACGCTATATATGCCATCACCAAGTAG